The following are from one region of the Natronosporangium hydrolyticum genome:
- a CDS encoding non-ribosomal peptide synthetase, whose amino-acid sequence MPLRLWPGDVMRAESSPRFAILLLGARAYEWLLASIEGMRKDSMSDVSVGLADIDDTLLTKPSEAFPLTDLQHAYVFGRRPGLELSGVASHVYLEFHGPRLDLDRLADALHRLTTQHEMLRAVLTPDGQQRVLPPPSRRREIPVEDLTGQAGSGRRNALARVRAELSQQQPPADQAEPLQVRVSLLGAGEQRLHLRVDLLFLDLPSVLRLLVQWRRGYDQPEWTPPAVAASFRDYPAALTRLRASAAGDRDAAYWQDRLPQLPAAPELPLAVAPEQLGTPSFEHHRVTLDAARWASLAGYARRRQLDPSTVLLAAYAEVLRTWSKTEQFTVIVTSNARQPTHPQIGEVVGEFTTPQLLAVTGRAGQSFAERAADLADQLETDRGHGTVSGIEVMRELARQNGGRAAMPVVFSSTVGAAESAGGDPLASFGEPLHIATATPQVWLENQLWERAGELIVAWHAVEGLFPPGLVADLLAAYQRLLSRLADDEASWELGGGLAGLPPAHAVEQQAANATDEPLPAVRLHDLVAAAAQRRPDAVAVITEAGEFSYRWLTEQAHRLARRLRECCDPRPGTLVAVSMPAGAEQLAAILGVLHSGAAYVAIDPTLPEQRRHALLQRCRVPAVVTDEALREELSWPAGVTVVTGADEATRRCDPAPVTSPQRPDDLAYVIFTSGSTGEPKGVMITHQMAGNTIQDINQRYAVAATDRVLALAPTGFDLSVFDIFGVLGAGGAVVVPAAGRASDPTHWTELADRHGVTIWNTVPAPMQMWVDARSEAADAGVAGGSAADRLRLVLLSGDWIPTDLPARIREQFPAAQVISLGGATEGSIWSVAYPIGEVPPEWPSIPYGKPLANQTLHIYDAWLEPCPTWVTGEIYIGGAGVAAGYWDDPERTAERFLTHPVTGARIYRTGDLGRYLPGGDIEILGREDHQVKINGYRVELGEIEAVLARQPGVRQALVTAPAHPHTGQRQLAAYLVMTGGEPDPARLREAVAQLLPQFMVPSHYLAIDELPITRNGKVDKAALPEPWRHDEGGAPERAAPTNTVEQRLLAIWCKQLGHDDIGVRDGFFDVGGDSLHAVGILREVRQEFGIGPDAEQELIEGLFMNTDIADFGELVGTAAVAAS is encoded by the coding sequence ATGCCACTGCGACTCTGGCCGGGCGACGTGATGAGGGCGGAGTCGTCGCCGAGGTTCGCAATTCTGTTGTTGGGCGCCCGCGCGTACGAATGGCTGCTCGCCTCCATCGAAGGGATGCGGAAGGACTCGATGAGTGACGTTTCGGTAGGGCTCGCTGACATTGACGATACACTATTGACGAAACCATCTGAAGCGTTTCCGCTGACCGATCTCCAACACGCGTACGTCTTCGGTCGACGGCCCGGCCTGGAACTCTCCGGCGTCGCCAGCCACGTCTATCTGGAGTTCCATGGGCCACGCCTGGACCTCGACCGGCTGGCCGATGCGCTGCACCGGTTGACCACCCAGCACGAGATGCTCCGCGCGGTGCTCACCCCGGACGGGCAGCAGCGGGTGCTGCCGCCGCCGTCGCGGCGGCGGGAAATTCCGGTGGAAGACCTCACCGGCCAGGCCGGCTCAGGGCGGCGCAATGCGCTGGCGCGGGTACGGGCCGAGCTGAGCCAGCAGCAGCCGCCGGCCGACCAGGCCGAGCCGTTGCAGGTACGAGTGAGCCTGCTCGGCGCGGGCGAGCAGCGGCTACACCTGCGGGTCGACCTCCTCTTCCTGGACCTTCCCAGTGTGCTGCGGCTGCTTGTGCAGTGGCGGCGCGGCTACGACCAGCCGGAGTGGACGCCGCCCGCGGTGGCCGCTAGTTTCCGCGACTACCCGGCAGCGCTGACCAGGCTGCGAGCCAGCGCCGCCGGCGACCGGGACGCGGCCTACTGGCAGGACCGGTTGCCGCAGCTGCCCGCCGCGCCGGAGTTGCCGCTGGCCGTGGCGCCGGAACAGCTGGGCACGCCGAGCTTCGAGCATCATCGGGTGACGCTCGACGCGGCCCGCTGGGCGTCGCTCGCCGGCTACGCTCGCCGACGCCAGCTTGACCCATCCACAGTGCTGCTCGCTGCCTATGCTGAGGTGCTCCGCACCTGGTCCAAAACCGAGCAGTTCACGGTGATCGTGACCTCGAACGCCCGCCAGCCAACGCATCCGCAGATCGGCGAGGTGGTCGGCGAGTTCACCACCCCGCAGCTGCTGGCGGTCACCGGCCGGGCCGGGCAGAGTTTCGCCGAGCGCGCCGCCGACCTGGCCGACCAACTCGAGACCGACCGGGGCCACGGCACGGTCAGCGGCATCGAGGTGATGCGGGAGCTGGCCCGCCAGAACGGTGGCCGGGCGGCGATGCCGGTGGTCTTCTCCAGCACCGTCGGCGCGGCCGAGTCGGCCGGCGGTGACCCGCTCGCCAGCTTCGGAGAGCCGCTGCACATCGCCACCGCGACCCCACAGGTCTGGTTGGAGAACCAGCTCTGGGAGCGGGCGGGTGAACTGATCGTCGCCTGGCACGCGGTCGAGGGGCTGTTCCCGCCCGGGCTCGTGGCCGACCTGCTCGCCGCGTACCAGCGCCTGCTCAGCCGGCTCGCCGACGACGAGGCGAGCTGGGAGCTCGGCGGCGGGCTGGCCGGCCTACCCCCGGCCCACGCCGTCGAACAGCAGGCGGCGAACGCGACCGACGAGCCGCTGCCGGCGGTACGGCTGCACGACCTGGTCGCCGCGGCGGCGCAACGGCGGCCCGATGCGGTCGCGGTGATCACCGAGGCCGGTGAGTTCTCCTACCGATGGCTCACCGAGCAGGCCCACCGGCTGGCGCGGCGGCTGCGGGAATGCTGCGACCCGCGGCCGGGCACGTTGGTGGCGGTCTCGATGCCGGCCGGTGCCGAACAGTTGGCGGCGATCCTCGGAGTGCTGCACAGCGGCGCCGCGTACGTGGCGATCGACCCGACGCTGCCGGAGCAGCGGCGGCACGCCCTGCTGCAACGGTGTCGGGTGCCCGCGGTGGTGACCGACGAAGCGTTGCGCGAGGAGCTGAGCTGGCCGGCGGGGGTCACCGTGGTCACCGGGGCGGACGAGGCTACGCGGCGGTGCGACCCGGCGCCGGTGACCAGCCCGCAGCGCCCCGACGACCTGGCCTACGTGATCTTCACCTCGGGCTCGACCGGCGAGCCCAAGGGCGTCATGATCACCCACCAGATGGCCGGCAACACCATCCAGGACATCAACCAGCGGTACGCGGTCGCCGCGACCGACCGGGTGCTGGCGCTCGCGCCGACCGGCTTCGACCTGTCGGTCTTCGACATCTTCGGGGTGCTCGGTGCCGGCGGCGCGGTGGTGGTGCCGGCGGCCGGCCGGGCCAGCGACCCGACGCACTGGACCGAGCTGGCCGACCGGCACGGCGTCACCATCTGGAACACCGTGCCCGCCCCGATGCAGATGTGGGTGGACGCCCGGAGCGAGGCTGCGGATGCTGGGGTGGCCGGCGGGTCGGCGGCCGACCGGCTGCGGCTGGTGCTGCTGAGCGGCGACTGGATCCCCACCGACCTGCCGGCGCGGATCCGGGAGCAGTTCCCCGCCGCGCAGGTGATCAGCCTGGGCGGGGCGACCGAGGGGTCGATCTGGTCGGTGGCCTACCCGATCGGCGAGGTGCCGCCGGAGTGGCCGAGCATCCCGTACGGCAAGCCGTTGGCGAACCAGACCCTGCACATCTACGACGCCTGGCTGGAACCGTGCCCCACCTGGGTGACCGGGGAGATCTACATCGGCGGCGCCGGTGTCGCCGCCGGCTACTGGGACGACCCGGAACGGACCGCGGAGCGTTTCCTCACCCACCCGGTCACTGGCGCCCGCATCTACCGGACCGGGGACCTCGGCCGCTACCTGCCTGGTGGCGACATCGAGATCCTAGGTAGGGAAGACCACCAGGTCAAGATCAACGGCTACCGGGTCGAGCTGGGTGAGATCGAGGCGGTGCTGGCCCGGCAACCCGGGGTCCGGCAGGCGCTGGTCACCGCCCCGGCCCACCCGCACACCGGCCAGCGGCAGCTCGCCGCGTACCTGGTGATGACCGGTGGCGAGCCCGACCCGGCGAGGTTGCGGGAGGCGGTAGCCCAGCTGCTGCCCCAGTTCATGGTGCCGAGCCATTACCTGGCGATCGATGAGCTGCCGATCACCCGCAACGGCAAGGTCGACAAGGCGGCGTTGCCAGAACCTTGGCGGCACGACGAGGGCGGCGCGCCGGAGCGGGCGGCGCCGACCAACACGGTCGAACAGCGGTTGTTGGCGATCTGGTGCAAGCAGCTCGGCCACGACGACATCGGCGTCCGGGACGGCTTCTTCGACGTCGGCGGCGACTCGCTGCACGCGGTCGGCATCCTCCGCGAGGTCCGCCAGGAGTTCGGGATCGGGCCGGACGCCGAACAGGAGCTGATCGAAGGGCTCTTCATGAACACCGACATCGCCGACTTCGGGGAGTTGGTCGGCACCGCCGCGGTGGCGGCCTCGTGA
- a CDS encoding class I adenylate-forming enzyme family protein translates to MRLQDRLARLLREAPARAQAIEHNGRWWRWGAIRSCAGAVDTLLTTAGVGPGGRVGIVLQNRPEQVAALLATLATGRRVVPLRPWPSPDQLAQEVAAAELPVLLGAPETLPAGELPPDTVTAAVAADGRVRLLGGGGAAGRRAANQAATRPPAPDHRLGAGPAIEMLTSGTTGPPKRIHLTERQLAASLLASGQLPAPGQLLTDSTSLVAAPLGHIGGLWATLGALTGGRRLVLMSRFGAVPWSELVARHQIRATFLAPAAIWNVLDEAVPPERLRSLKLVTSGAAACPPELADQFFRRYGARVLMTYGATEFVGAVAGWSYPLHEQWWERKAGSAGRAYPGVTLRVTDPAGQPLPTGEVGRLEVRTEQSAHGPHEWVRTSDLAELDDDGFLWLRGRADDVIVRGGFKVQPATVQRALERHPAVREAAVTGLPDPRLGQVPVAVVEVRPGHRPPTEAELDGLCRERLAPYERPRHLVVVASLPRTPATKVDRGEVLALVRTSINGDPAA, encoded by the coding sequence ATGCGGCTCCAGGATCGGCTCGCACGACTGCTGCGGGAGGCGCCAGCGCGCGCCCAAGCGATCGAACACAATGGCCGGTGGTGGCGGTGGGGCGCGATCCGTTCCTGCGCCGGAGCCGTGGACACGCTGTTGACTACGGCCGGCGTCGGACCGGGCGGCCGGGTCGGGATCGTGCTGCAGAACCGCCCCGAACAGGTCGCCGCGCTACTCGCCACGCTCGCCACCGGCCGCAGGGTGGTGCCGTTGCGCCCATGGCCGTCGCCGGACCAGTTAGCGCAAGAAGTGGCGGCCGCAGAGCTCCCGGTGCTGCTGGGGGCGCCCGAGACGCTGCCAGCCGGGGAACTCCCCCCGGATACCGTGACCGCCGCGGTCGCCGCCGACGGACGGGTCCGGCTGCTCGGTGGCGGGGGCGCCGCCGGCCGTCGCGCCGCTAACCAGGCAGCGACCCGCCCCCCGGCGCCGGACCACCGGCTCGGCGCGGGGCCGGCGATCGAGATGCTGACCTCCGGCACGACCGGCCCGCCGAAACGGATCCACCTAACCGAACGGCAACTGGCGGCGTCGCTGCTGGCCAGCGGGCAGCTCCCGGCACCCGGGCAGCTGCTCACCGACTCGACCTCGCTGGTCGCCGCGCCCCTGGGCCACATCGGCGGGCTCTGGGCGACGCTGGGGGCGCTCACCGGGGGCCGCCGGTTGGTGCTCATGTCCCGGTTCGGCGCGGTGCCGTGGAGCGAACTCGTTGCCAGACACCAGATCCGGGCGACCTTCCTCGCTCCCGCCGCGATCTGGAACGTGTTGGATGAGGCGGTCCCGCCGGAGCGGCTACGGTCGCTGAAGCTGGTCACCTCCGGAGCCGCCGCCTGCCCACCAGAGTTGGCGGACCAGTTCTTCCGGCGGTACGGGGCGCGGGTGCTGATGACCTACGGCGCGACCGAGTTCGTGGGCGCGGTCGCGGGCTGGAGCTACCCGCTGCACGAACAGTGGTGGGAGCGGAAGGCCGGTAGCGCCGGCCGCGCGTACCCAGGGGTGACGCTGCGGGTGACCGACCCGGCCGGTCAGCCGCTGCCGACCGGCGAGGTCGGCCGACTGGAGGTCCGCACCGAGCAGTCGGCGCACGGACCACACGAGTGGGTCCGCACCAGCGACCTGGCCGAGCTCGACGACGACGGTTTCCTGTGGCTTCGGGGTCGGGCCGACGACGTGATCGTGCGCGGCGGATTCAAGGTCCAGCCGGCAACGGTCCAGCGGGCGCTGGAGCGCCACCCGGCGGTCCGGGAGGCCGCGGTGACCGGGCTGCCGGACCCGCGACTCGGGCAGGTGCCGGTCGCCGTCGTCGAGGTCCGGCCCGGCCATCGACCACCCACCGAGGCCGAGCTCGATGGGCTGTGCCGGGAGCGGCTCGCGCCGTACGAGCGGCCCCGGCACCTGGTGGTGGTGGCGTCGCTACCGCGCACCCCGGCGACCAAGGTGGACCGCGGAGAGGTGCTCGCGCTGGTCCGGACCTCGATCAACGGCGACCCCGCTGCCTGA
- the kynU gene encoding kynureninase: MATRWERAQRLDEEDPLAHVRKHFALPDDVCYLDGNSLGALPRGVGDRVREVVDEGWGKQLIRGWDGAGWWEAPERIGDRIGGLLGAAAGQTVVGETTTVQIFNALVAAARLRPDRELIVTDSDHFPTDRYLAASVARMLGKRLLLVPVAEAPALLRERAAEIAVLALPAVDFRTGELWPLRELTAEAHGAGAVVMWDLCHAVGAMPVDLDAAEVDVAVGCSYKFLSGGPGAPAFIYVAERHHSRLDLPLTGWTGHAEPFAMAAEYQPAPGIARARVGTPHVLSLLALEAALAVFDLVELAAVRAKSVALGNFLIECAESELVPLGFEVVTPCDESRRGSQVTLRHPQAYELVRLLAGRGVIGDSRPPNLLRFGLNALYVSYQDVHRAVQELAALAR; this comes from the coding sequence ATGGCCACACGTTGGGAACGTGCGCAGCGGCTCGACGAAGAGGATCCGTTGGCTCATGTCCGAAAACATTTCGCGTTGCCCGACGACGTGTGCTATCTAGACGGGAACTCGCTCGGGGCACTACCGCGCGGAGTGGGAGACCGGGTGCGGGAGGTGGTAGATGAAGGATGGGGCAAGCAGCTGATCCGGGGATGGGACGGTGCCGGCTGGTGGGAGGCGCCGGAGCGGATCGGTGATCGGATCGGCGGACTGCTGGGTGCGGCGGCAGGTCAGACAGTGGTGGGTGAGACCACCACGGTGCAGATATTTAATGCATTGGTCGCGGCAGCCCGGCTACGCCCCGACCGAGAATTGATCGTGACCGACTCCGACCACTTCCCAACCGACCGCTACCTCGCCGCCTCGGTAGCCCGGATGCTGGGCAAGCGACTACTCCTGGTGCCGGTGGCCGAGGCCCCCGCGCTGCTTCGGGAGCGGGCCGCAGAGATTGCGGTGCTCGCGTTGCCGGCGGTGGACTTCCGTACCGGCGAGCTCTGGCCTTTGCGGGAGCTGACGGCCGAGGCCCACGGGGCCGGAGCAGTGGTGATGTGGGACCTCTGCCACGCGGTGGGCGCAATGCCGGTCGACCTCGACGCCGCGGAGGTGGACGTTGCCGTGGGTTGCTCCTACAAGTTCCTCTCCGGTGGCCCCGGGGCGCCAGCGTTCATCTACGTCGCCGAGCGTCATCATTCCCGGCTGGATCTCCCGCTGACCGGTTGGACCGGGCACGCCGAGCCGTTCGCGATGGCCGCCGAGTACCAACCCGCTCCGGGGATCGCCCGCGCCCGGGTCGGTACCCCGCACGTCTTGTCGCTGTTGGCGTTGGAGGCGGCGCTGGCCGTATTCGACCTCGTCGAGCTGGCTGCAGTGCGGGCAAAGAGTGTGGCGCTCGGGAACTTTCTCATCGAGTGCGCGGAGTCCGAGCTGGTGCCGCTCGGATTCGAGGTGGTTACCCCATGCGACGAGTCTCGGCGAGGCAGCCAGGTCACGCTTCGTCATCCTCAGGCTTACGAGCTGGTGCGACTCCTTGCCGGCCGGGGGGTCATCGGGGACTCACGGCCGCCCAATCTGCTGAGGTTCGGACTCAACGCCCTCTACGTCAGCTATCAAGATGTGCATCGAGCAGTTCAGGAGTTGGCTGCGCTGGCCCGATAG
- a CDS encoding ABC transporter permease, protein MLRATFAAMLHRKLRLVLSGLAVLIGVMFVAGSLVLTDTLSRSFDAVFSDAYGHSDVWVQGDGEEGGALDGEHVPNLPGSVLAEITAVPGVSQATGLVRADGARVVGSDGQVIASFGPPRLGVNWTGERGIVELREGRGPTEDSEVAVNAELARVGEFQVGDEIEILTREPKQTFTLVGIYGFAGGRDSVGGVHEVAFTDGTAQQLMLGEPGVWTLIEVQGDGPAPDILRDEIAAAVGDNFRVRTGEEYASQQADQLQQGLTFFQYILLGFAGIALFVGVFLILNTFSIVIAQRTRELALTRAIGASRRQVVLSVLLEALVIAVLAAAAGIASGIGVGALLAHLAAGFIALPIAEISVSATTIAVPLLVGIVVTLGAALSPALRASRVPPVAALQKVTTSDQPLSRRAIVGGAISAAGAGTLLLGLLGHAGENPLWAVLAGVLVSLIGVTVLTPVVVRPAVSVLGLVFSWSVSGQLGRLNSGRNPRRTAVTASALMVGVALVAGVGVVVSSAKQSITRQSEDTIAADLMIAGEAAGARPASFDAEVIERAAELPGVVAASGLYRDRVTYRGEHLHVDATDDLAVLNDILSLTATEGVLETLGPSDVVVDQDVAEALALSIGSQVTFTLSRGEAEPHRVVGIYEPAPVVGGAILPLASTSQFDVPQPIVGFVSLAEGAAVDDNRREIAALLADSPEVSVVDQSSYIEQQVSQFDFVIVMVQLLLALAILIAVLGIINTLVLSVIERTRELGMLRAIGLTRGSVVRMIIVESVVISLLGAVLGIAVGSGLGAAVVNALQDEGVTELAVPLGELATYLGIAAVVGVLAALLPALRAARTNVLAAVAEQ, encoded by the coding sequence ATGCTTCGCGCTACCTTCGCTGCGATGCTGCACCGTAAGCTGCGGCTAGTGCTGTCCGGGCTAGCTGTCCTTATCGGGGTGATGTTTGTCGCCGGTAGCTTGGTCCTCACCGACACCCTAAGTCGATCTTTCGACGCCGTCTTCTCCGACGCTTACGGCCACAGCGATGTCTGGGTGCAGGGCGACGGTGAGGAGGGCGGCGCACTCGACGGTGAACACGTGCCGAACCTGCCTGGCTCGGTGCTAGCTGAGATCACCGCGGTGCCGGGCGTTTCGCAAGCCACGGGCCTGGTCCGGGCCGACGGTGCCCGGGTGGTCGGCAGCGATGGACAGGTGATCGCCTCGTTCGGACCGCCCCGGCTCGGGGTGAACTGGACCGGTGAGCGCGGCATCGTCGAGCTTCGGGAGGGGCGTGGACCGACCGAAGACAGCGAAGTCGCCGTCAACGCGGAGCTGGCCAGAGTCGGCGAGTTCCAGGTCGGCGACGAGATCGAGATCCTGACTCGAGAGCCCAAGCAGACATTCACACTGGTGGGCATCTACGGCTTCGCGGGCGGTAGGGACTCGGTCGGCGGAGTGCATGAGGTGGCATTCACTGATGGCACCGCTCAGCAGCTGATGCTCGGAGAGCCGGGGGTATGGACCCTCATCGAGGTGCAGGGGGACGGGCCTGCGCCAGACATCCTCCGCGACGAAATCGCCGCAGCGGTCGGTGACAATTTCCGAGTACGAACCGGCGAGGAGTACGCGAGCCAGCAGGCCGACCAGCTCCAGCAAGGGCTCACCTTCTTCCAGTACATCCTCCTCGGATTCGCCGGCATCGCGCTATTTGTCGGAGTATTCCTCATCCTGAATACGTTTTCGATCGTCATCGCCCAGCGGACCCGGGAGTTGGCGTTGACTCGGGCGATCGGCGCGAGCCGGCGGCAAGTGGTCTTGTCTGTGCTGCTGGAGGCGCTGGTCATTGCGGTGCTAGCCGCCGCCGCCGGGATCGCGAGCGGCATCGGGGTTGGCGCGTTGCTCGCGCACCTTGCGGCTGGCTTCATCGCGCTGCCGATCGCGGAGATCTCGGTAAGCGCGACGACGATCGCCGTCCCGCTGTTGGTGGGCATCGTCGTGACGCTCGGGGCCGCGCTCAGCCCGGCGCTACGTGCGTCGCGGGTACCACCGGTCGCCGCGTTGCAGAAGGTCACCACCAGCGACCAACCGTTGTCACGGCGGGCGATCGTCGGCGGTGCCATCAGCGCCGCTGGCGCCGGAACATTACTGTTGGGGCTCCTCGGCCACGCCGGCGAGAACCCACTCTGGGCGGTCCTGGCCGGGGTCCTGGTCAGCTTGATCGGGGTGACTGTCCTGACCCCGGTGGTGGTCCGCCCCGCAGTTTCCGTGCTGGGGTTGGTCTTCTCCTGGTCGGTATCGGGCCAGCTGGGACGGCTCAATTCGGGCCGAAACCCTCGCCGGACGGCGGTCACCGCCAGCGCCCTGATGGTCGGGGTAGCGCTGGTGGCAGGCGTCGGTGTCGTCGTCAGCTCGGCGAAGCAGAGCATCACTCGGCAATCCGAGGACACTATCGCCGCCGACCTGATGATCGCTGGTGAAGCCGCCGGAGCTCGGCCCGCAAGTTTCGACGCCGAGGTCATCGAACGCGCCGCGGAGCTGCCCGGGGTGGTCGCCGCCAGCGGGCTCTACCGGGACCGGGTGACCTACCGCGGCGAACACCTCCATGTCGATGCCACCGACGATCTGGCCGTACTCAATGACATCCTGAGCTTGACCGCCACCGAGGGGGTGTTGGAGACCCTCGGCCCCAGCGACGTAGTCGTCGACCAGGACGTTGCCGAGGCCTTGGCGCTCAGCATCGGTTCTCAAGTCACCTTCACCCTGTCTCGTGGCGAGGCTGAGCCACATCGCGTGGTCGGCATCTACGAGCCGGCCCCGGTGGTGGGCGGGGCGATTCTGCCGCTGGCATCCACCTCCCAATTCGACGTTCCGCAACCGATCGTCGGCTTTGTCAGCCTGGCCGAAGGAGCCGCTGTTGACGACAACCGACGAGAGATCGCCGCATTGCTGGCCGACAGCCCAGAAGTGTCGGTCGTGGACCAGAGCTCCTACATCGAACAGCAGGTCAGCCAGTTCGACTTTGTCATCGTCATGGTTCAGCTGTTGCTGGCGCTGGCGATCCTGATCGCCGTTCTCGGTATCATCAACACCCTGGTCTTGTCGGTCATCGAGCGGACCAGAGAGCTCGGCATGCTGCGAGCGATAGGGTTGACACGCGGATCCGTGGTTCGCATGATCATTGTCGAGTCGGTGGTGATCTCACTCCTCGGCGCGGTCCTCGGGATCGCCGTCGGTAGTGGGCTGGGCGCCGCTGTGGTGAATGCCCTGCAGGACGAGGGGGTCACCGAGCTAGCTGTCCCGCTCGGTGAACTCGCTACCTACCTCGGGATCGCGGCGGTGGTGGGAGTGCTGGCGGCGCTGCTCCCGGCGCTGCGGGCGGCGCGCACCAACGTGCTCGCTGCTGTCGCCGAACAATGA